From the genome of Candidatus Baltobacteraceae bacterium, one region includes:
- a CDS encoding class I SAM-dependent methyltransferase, with product MGRLLEIVTPLHKATKRNYLERMNDDKVTCMIKAKEYEFDYWDGDRRFGYGGYKFIEGRWKPVAQSLIETYGLSGGSKVLDVGCGKAFLLYEMKKLLPELSIAGFDISHHGLAEARDEIKPYLYRYRAQDRYPYGDDEFDLVISLGCLHNLKLFELQTAVGEIERVGKSKYIMVEGYRNELEQFNLECWALTAEQILHTSEWIWLYEHFGYTGDYEFIYFE from the coding sequence ATGGGTCGACTTCTCGAGATCGTCACACCGCTCCATAAAGCAACGAAGCGCAACTATCTGGAGCGTATGAACGACGACAAAGTCACGTGTATGATCAAGGCCAAAGAGTACGAGTTCGATTATTGGGACGGTGACCGTCGCTTCGGTTACGGCGGATATAAGTTCATCGAGGGTCGGTGGAAGCCGGTAGCTCAGTCGTTGATCGAAACCTACGGGCTGAGTGGCGGCTCCAAGGTTCTCGATGTCGGCTGCGGTAAAGCGTTCCTACTTTACGAGATGAAGAAACTCTTACCGGAACTGTCGATCGCGGGGTTCGATATCTCACACCATGGACTCGCTGAAGCAAGAGACGAGATCAAGCCGTACTTGTACCGCTATCGCGCGCAAGACCGCTATCCGTACGGCGACGATGAGTTCGATCTAGTCATCTCTCTCGGTTGCCTGCACAACTTGAAGCTTTTCGAGTTGCAAACGGCGGTTGGAGAAATCGAACGCGTCGGCAAGTCCAAATACATTATGGTCGAGGGATACCGTAACGAACTCGAACAGTTCAACCTCGAGTGCTGGGCGCTCACCGCAGAACAGATCCTGCACACGTCGGAATGGATCTGGCTCTACGAACACTTCGGGTACACCGGCGATTATGAATTCATCTACTTTGAGTAG
- a CDS encoding transketolase C-terminal domain-containing protein, translated as MRQSALNAVYDLAKRDPRVLFIGSDLGAGVLEKFKAEMPDRYFMEGVSEAAIIGMSAGLAMDGFIPYFNTIATFITRRGFEQVAVDLCLHDLPVRLLASGGGAVYAPLGPTHMALEDIAAMRSLPNMTVFAPVDAPEMTRVIEATLSWPHPAYIRFAKGGDPVVSSPESGFAIGRAIVMRKGADALMISTGVMTSRALIAAETLGASGVQASVLHVHTIKPLDVESICTAAAPSSLVVTIEEHSRIGGLGSAVADALADAGIVTPQLRLAFPDEFVNTYGSQDSVLQSVGLQPPQIAQRILRALSPRQGEVAIS; from the coding sequence GTGAGACAGAGCGCCCTCAACGCCGTGTATGATCTCGCCAAACGCGATCCGCGCGTGCTCTTCATCGGCTCCGACCTCGGCGCCGGCGTTCTGGAGAAATTCAAAGCCGAGATGCCGGATCGGTACTTCATGGAAGGCGTTTCCGAAGCAGCGATCATCGGCATGTCGGCCGGCTTGGCCATGGACGGATTCATTCCGTACTTCAATACGATTGCGACCTTCATCACGCGGCGCGGCTTCGAGCAGGTCGCGGTCGATCTGTGTTTACACGACCTTCCCGTTCGTTTGCTGGCAAGCGGCGGTGGGGCGGTCTATGCGCCGCTGGGCCCCACGCACATGGCGCTGGAAGATATTGCCGCGATGCGTTCGCTACCGAACATGACCGTCTTTGCTCCGGTCGATGCACCCGAAATGACCCGCGTTATCGAAGCGACGCTGAGTTGGCCTCATCCCGCCTACATCCGTTTTGCGAAGGGTGGAGATCCGGTCGTTTCATCGCCGGAAAGCGGCTTCGCGATCGGCAGGGCGATCGTCATGCGCAAAGGCGCGGATGCTCTGATGATAAGCACTGGAGTAATGACCTCCCGTGCGCTTATCGCGGCCGAGACATTGGGGGCTTCCGGCGTTCAAGCATCCGTTTTGCACGTGCACACGATCAAGCCGCTCGACGTCGAATCGATTTGCACGGCCGCTGCGCCGTCGTCGCTGGTCGTTACGATCGAGGAACATTCGCGTATCGGCGGTCTTGGTAGCGCGGTCGCCGATGCGCTCGCCGATGCGGGAATCGTGACGCCACAATTGCGTCTGGCCTTTCCGGACGAGTTCGTGAACACCTACGGATCGCAAGACTCCGTTCTGCAATCCGTCGGCTTACAGCCGCCGCAAATCGCGCAACGTATCTTGCGCGCATTGAGTCCACGGCAAGGGGAAGTCGCGATATCGTGA
- a CDS encoding glycosyltransferase, with translation MTPAAASIHDAAAMGNPYDNAPIDLTIFVSCYNEAPFIIRTIEGICESAKEVGLSFEILVIDDVSTDNSRELVHGYIAAHPDERIVLRTNHQNKGLAQNYLDAAFIGRGKYFRLVCGDSAEPREGTVAVLRAIGTADCILPYYTSNQGRSAGRRVISNTYTAVINAITGNKIRYYNGLAVHLRHNVMRWHTNTGGFGFQADILCLLLDRGFTYLEVPMELPAAAFARQDEKSSAVSLRNVLSVAHTILEIASRRIARFVYSKRW, from the coding sequence ATGACCCCGGCCGCCGCGAGTATTCATGACGCGGCGGCAATGGGGAATCCGTACGACAACGCGCCGATCGACTTGACGATCTTTGTCTCGTGTTATAACGAAGCGCCTTTCATCATCCGAACCATCGAGGGGATCTGCGAGTCTGCCAAAGAGGTGGGCTTGTCGTTCGAAATCCTCGTCATCGACGACGTCTCGACGGACAATTCCAGGGAGCTCGTGCACGGCTACATCGCGGCCCATCCCGACGAGCGAATCGTGCTTCGCACTAACCATCAGAATAAGGGATTGGCGCAGAATTATTTAGATGCGGCGTTCATCGGCAGGGGGAAATATTTCCGCCTTGTTTGTGGAGATTCAGCCGAACCTAGGGAAGGCACCGTCGCCGTTTTGCGGGCGATCGGCACAGCTGACTGCATCCTACCCTATTACACGAGCAATCAGGGACGGAGCGCCGGACGCCGTGTGATCTCAAACACCTATACAGCCGTCATCAATGCGATAACGGGGAACAAGATCAGGTACTACAACGGCTTGGCCGTTCATCTTCGCCATAACGTGATGCGTTGGCACACGAATACGGGCGGGTTCGGGTTTCAGGCCGATATTTTATGCTTGTTACTCGATCGGGGGTTCACGTATCTCGAAGTGCCGATGGAACTTCCCGCGGCAGCCTTCGCGCGGCAGGACGAAAAATCAAGCGCCGTGAGTTTGCGAAACGTCCTGTCGGTAGCGCACACGATTCTTGAGATCGCTAGCCGACGAATCGCGAGATTCGTCTACTCGAAGCGCTGGTAG
- a CDS encoding acetyltransferase translates to MDFSDGRPVAVAESAGRGENMADKGVSGIILWGGAGQAIVLGELYARLKIPIVAIVDDDPKITSPFSDVPLYSGVDFKARLLPRLSNEERSTLRALVAMGSEQRGKDRIALGEWFESSGIALATAIHPEAFVATDARIGAGSQILAMSAVAARAEIGRSCIINTKASVDHECVLEDGVHVACGATLAGYVQIGRAAFIGAGATVLPRRRIGANAIVGAGAVVTRDVTAGTVVVGNPARPLARHG, encoded by the coding sequence ATGGATTTCTCCGATGGCCGGCCGGTCGCCGTCGCGGAGTCTGCGGGCCGGGGAGAGAACATGGCTGATAAAGGGGTCAGCGGCATAATATTGTGGGGCGGTGCCGGGCAAGCGATCGTATTAGGCGAGCTCTACGCCCGCCTTAAGATACCCATCGTTGCGATTGTTGACGATGACCCGAAAATTACGTCACCTTTTTCTGATGTGCCCCTATATTCTGGCGTTGATTTCAAAGCGCGGTTGCTTCCGCGGCTTTCTAACGAGGAACGGAGCACGCTCCGTGCCCTCGTAGCGATGGGTAGCGAGCAGAGAGGGAAGGATCGAATCGCTCTGGGCGAGTGGTTTGAATCAAGCGGAATAGCGCTCGCAACCGCGATTCACCCAGAAGCCTTCGTTGCTACCGACGCGAGGATTGGCGCAGGGAGCCAAATCTTAGCAATGTCCGCTGTCGCAGCGCGCGCTGAAATCGGCAGGTCCTGCATCATCAATACGAAGGCGAGCGTGGACCACGAGTGCGTGCTGGAAGACGGGGTCCACGTTGCTTGCGGCGCAACGCTCGCCGGATACGTCCAAATAGGCCGCGCGGCGTTTATTGGCGCTGGCGCGACCGTATTGCCCCGTCGGCGAATAGGCGCAAACGCAATCGTCGGCGCGGGAGCCGTGGTAACGAGGGACGTAACCGCTGGGACGGTTGTGGTCGGCAATCCCGCACGGCCTCTGGCGCGGCACGGTTAA
- a CDS encoding zinc-binding dehydrogenase produces the protein MDQIEFPAELEAGQVLVRVLHTTICGAQINEIEAVKGPDKFLPHLLGHEAAATVMEIGPGVAHVAPGNTVVMHWRPGRGIQSAPAAYRWRGEKLNAGWVTTFNEYAVVSENRLTPISSSYDLKLAPLFGCAVTTAAGVINNDARVKVGESVVVFGVGGVGLNVVQFAQLAGAHPIVAVDLVESKLEMAKTRGATHVINASAVEDVGAEVRKIVGSSGADKVVETTGAKFVIENAYDLASANGTCVLVGVPSEKVTINTLPIHFDKVLTGSHGGGAIPHVDIPRLIRLNEAGRISLAGIITHEFGLNDINTALDTVRTGAAGRVLINL, from the coding sequence GTGGATCAGATCGAGTTCCCGGCAGAGCTTGAGGCCGGACAAGTGCTCGTGAGGGTTCTGCACACGACCATCTGCGGCGCACAGATCAACGAGATCGAAGCCGTCAAGGGACCCGACAAGTTCCTTCCTCATCTTCTCGGGCACGAGGCCGCCGCGACGGTCATGGAAATCGGCCCTGGGGTCGCGCACGTTGCTCCCGGCAACACGGTTGTGATGCATTGGCGGCCGGGCCGCGGCATTCAGTCTGCCCCGGCCGCGTATCGCTGGCGCGGCGAAAAGTTGAATGCCGGGTGGGTCACGACGTTCAACGAATATGCGGTCGTCTCTGAGAATCGCTTGACGCCGATCTCGTCGAGCTACGATCTCAAACTTGCACCGCTTTTCGGCTGCGCCGTGACGACGGCTGCGGGTGTCATCAATAACGACGCGCGCGTGAAGGTTGGTGAATCCGTCGTCGTATTCGGCGTGGGCGGCGTGGGCCTAAACGTCGTCCAGTTTGCACAGCTTGCAGGAGCCCATCCCATTGTCGCCGTCGACCTCGTCGAGAGCAAGCTCGAAATGGCGAAAACCCGCGGCGCCACACATGTTATAAATGCCTCAGCGGTCGAGGATGTCGGCGCCGAGGTTCGCAAGATCGTCGGTTCGAGCGGTGCGGATAAGGTCGTTGAAACGACCGGTGCGAAGTTCGTCATCGAGAATGCCTACGATCTCGCGAGCGCGAATGGCACCTGCGTACTCGTCGGCGTGCCAAGCGAAAAAGTAACGATCAACACCTTGCCGATCCACTTCGACAAAGTGTTGACCGGATCGCACGGCGGCGGCGCGATTCCGCACGTCGATATTCCTCGCTTGATCCGCCTGAACGAAGCAGGGCGAATCAGCCTTGCCGGGATCATTACACATGAGTTTGGGCTGAATGACATCAACACCGCGCTCGACACGGTGCGCACCGGGGCCGCGGGCCGGGTCCTGATCAACCTCTAG
- a CDS encoding transketolase translates to MNLAETGVPLDSRSKHLRSLVIDGLSAGRGHVGSSLSLIEIIRVLYDDVLNVRPAEPEWPDRDRFILSKGHGCLGLYAVLADHGFFPVAELKTFCKPGALLGGHADAHIPGVEASTGALGHGLPIGVGAALAARLRKRESRVFVVMGDGEVNEGSVWEAALHASKHMLDNLIAIVDYNKLQSYGRIEDVLPLEPLADKWRAFGFAVREVDGHDVNALGETFAALPFEKGKPNAVIAHTLKGRGISFAELDATWHHKSTVDAVMIERLRAALEQG, encoded by the coding sequence ATGAACCTTGCCGAGACGGGCGTCCCGCTCGACAGCCGCTCCAAGCACCTCAGATCGCTCGTCATCGACGGCTTGAGCGCCGGCCGCGGCCATGTCGGGTCGTCGCTCTCCCTAATCGAGATCATCCGCGTGCTCTACGACGACGTGCTCAACGTACGGCCTGCGGAGCCGGAATGGCCCGATCGCGATCGCTTCATCCTGAGCAAGGGGCACGGCTGTTTGGGACTCTACGCGGTCCTCGCCGACCATGGGTTCTTTCCGGTAGCTGAACTCAAGACGTTCTGTAAACCCGGCGCCCTCCTGGGCGGGCACGCCGATGCGCATATTCCGGGCGTTGAGGCTTCCACCGGAGCGCTCGGCCATGGCCTGCCGATCGGCGTGGGAGCCGCGCTCGCCGCGCGCTTACGCAAGCGCGAATCGCGCGTGTTCGTGGTCATGGGCGATGGTGAAGTGAATGAGGGCTCGGTTTGGGAAGCGGCGCTGCACGCCTCGAAGCATATGCTCGATAATCTCATCGCTATCGTCGATTACAACAAACTGCAATCGTATGGCCGGATCGAAGACGTGCTTCCGCTCGAACCGCTCGCGGACAAGTGGCGCGCGTTCGGATTCGCGGTCCGCGAGGTCGACGGCCACGATGTCAACGCACTTGGCGAGACGTTTGCTGCGCTGCCCTTTGAAAAGGGCAAACCGAACGCGGTAATCGCACACACGCTCAAGGGCCGGGGAATCAGTTTCGCGGAGCTCGATGCAACCTGGCATCATAAATCAACGGTCGATGCGGTGATGATCGAACGGCTGCGAGCGGCGTTGGAGCAAGGCTAG
- a CDS encoding class I SAM-dependent methyltransferase has product METKQPTDPAAGLHGASLEIFEGWNTKGPVVLGPSASHTWRTDPRRLPITLARYKHVAKLLAGKKRALEVGCGDGFNLRIVLQAVPFIHGVDLSNVYVTWAKHHAEVEGLNCTFEQADVTAGPIPGNFDAAYSLDVIEHIPLAEESKFLKNLVAPLCDDAVCVIGTPNVHSEAYASKWSREGHINLKSAETLKASLEPFFDNVFVFAMNDEMLHTGFFPMAHYLIALCAGVKRNDR; this is encoded by the coding sequence ATGGAAACAAAACAACCAACTGATCCTGCGGCTGGCCTTCATGGGGCAAGCCTTGAGATCTTCGAAGGCTGGAATACGAAAGGCCCGGTGGTTCTCGGCCCTTCCGCTTCGCATACGTGGCGCACCGACCCACGCCGTTTGCCCATCACGCTTGCGCGCTACAAGCACGTAGCCAAGCTGCTCGCCGGAAAAAAGCGCGCGCTGGAGGTTGGGTGCGGTGATGGCTTCAATCTGCGCATCGTCCTTCAAGCGGTGCCGTTCATTCACGGCGTCGACCTCAGCAATGTGTATGTCACGTGGGCTAAACACCATGCCGAGGTCGAGGGGCTCAACTGCACGTTCGAACAGGCCGACGTGACGGCGGGGCCGATTCCCGGAAATTTTGATGCAGCCTATTCGCTGGATGTGATCGAACATATCCCTCTTGCGGAGGAATCGAAATTCTTGAAGAACCTAGTCGCACCGCTGTGTGATGATGCCGTTTGCGTTATCGGTACGCCGAACGTACACTCTGAAGCGTACGCAAGCAAATGGAGCCGTGAAGGGCACATCAACCTCAAGTCGGCGGAAACGCTCAAGGCATCGCTCGAGCCGTTCTTTGACAACGTCTTCGTCTTTGCTATGAACGATGAAATGTTGCACACGGGGTTCTTTCCAATGGCGCACTATCTCATCGCACTCTGCGCAGGAGTAAAGCGAAACGACCGCTGA
- a CDS encoding DegT/DnrJ/EryC1/StrS family aminotransferase, whose product MNRIRLFDLQRQHASIAAETQAAIDAFFASGIYVKGPLMEAFEREFAAYCGVSYGIGVSSGTTALELIYRAYGFGPGDEIIVPANSSVATAMAVSNVGAHPVIVDVEPHSANIDPVCFERAINSRTRAVVPVHLWGRPAAMDEVLSIAREHNLKVFEDASQAHGARYRGKRVGAFGDAAAFSLHPSKNLGALGDAGIVVTADAEIAKIIAEMRDLGQSARYVHTRIGTNGRLDPLQAAVLSVKLRHLDAWIGARRAAAAHYAELFAGTPVQTPVFEEHEFAVFHLFVVQVPRRQAICDALDRERIDWGIHYPTTIHHQQAYANANVAPRETPVANELTERILSLPMFAEITTAEIERVATVVLDAIKGT is encoded by the coding sequence GTGAACCGTATCCGGCTCTTCGATCTTCAGCGCCAGCACGCGTCAATCGCCGCGGAGACACAGGCAGCGATCGATGCGTTTTTCGCCTCGGGTATTTACGTAAAGGGCCCCCTCATGGAGGCCTTCGAGCGCGAGTTTGCGGCGTATTGCGGCGTGTCGTACGGCATCGGCGTAAGCTCCGGAACGACCGCGCTCGAACTGATCTACCGCGCCTACGGCTTCGGCCCAGGCGATGAAATCATCGTACCGGCCAACTCGAGCGTCGCGACGGCGATGGCCGTTTCAAACGTCGGCGCGCATCCGGTGATCGTCGACGTCGAGCCCCACAGCGCAAATATCGATCCCGTCTGCTTCGAGCGCGCGATTAACAGCCGCACGCGTGCCGTGGTTCCGGTCCATTTGTGGGGGCGTCCAGCAGCGATGGACGAAGTGCTTTCGATCGCGCGCGAACACAACCTCAAGGTATTCGAGGATGCTTCGCAGGCACACGGCGCGCGGTACCGTGGCAAGCGCGTTGGCGCCTTCGGCGATGCGGCCGCGTTCAGTCTGCACCCAAGCAAAAACTTGGGCGCGCTGGGCGACGCCGGAATCGTCGTTACCGCCGATGCGGAGATTGCTAAGATCATCGCCGAGATGCGTGACCTCGGGCAGAGCGCGCGCTACGTGCACACCCGCATCGGGACCAATGGCCGGCTCGACCCACTGCAAGCCGCAGTACTCTCGGTCAAGCTGCGTCATCTGGATGCGTGGATCGGCGCGCGCCGCGCGGCGGCTGCGCATTATGCGGAGCTTTTTGCCGGTACTCCGGTGCAAACGCCGGTCTTCGAGGAACACGAGTTTGCCGTGTTCCACCTCTTCGTCGTCCAGGTTCCGCGACGCCAGGCAATCTGCGACGCGCTCGATCGCGAGCGGATCGATTGGGGCATCCACTACCCAACTACCATTCACCATCAACAAGCGTACGCAAACGCAAACGTAGCGCCACGCGAAACGCCGGTAGCGAACGAGCTGACGGAACGCATCCTCTCCCTGCCGATGTTCGCCGAAATTACGACAGCGGAGATCGAACGCGTAGCTACCGTCGTATTGGATGCTATCAAAGGGACCTAA
- a CDS encoding phosphotransferase, whose translation MPFSPIEPQMGAPDHLLAVAERLCGEEVVAATICGGGANNQVYRIQTVAGVFAMKSYGSVELDDRDRLGHEFDGVRFLKSFGIGKALPNALAVDRDERCALYEWIEGKPALDHDRADIVAVLELMAAMHAARLAVGAESMPEATEAVLRPADLESQIARRLERLATVSPGEPELAAFLTDELRPELGRRVARYRLRMFETLPAARRTLSPSDFGFHNALRRPDGTLCFLDFEYFGWDDPAKLVSDFLLHPGMTLSKVAQESFMEGAAALYGADEDFLPRLAASFPLYGIRWVLIMLNEFLPQLWKRRAFSGKGRDWEGAKRAQLHKARAKLDVLRSYLEGHPAT comes from the coding sequence ATGCCTTTCTCGCCGATTGAACCTCAGATGGGGGCGCCCGACCACCTGTTAGCGGTGGCGGAACGACTCTGCGGTGAAGAGGTCGTCGCCGCCACAATCTGCGGCGGCGGCGCAAACAATCAAGTTTACCGGATCCAGACCGTGGCCGGCGTTTTCGCGATGAAATCGTACGGTTCAGTGGAGCTTGACGATCGCGATCGTCTGGGGCACGAGTTCGACGGTGTGCGTTTTCTCAAGTCGTTCGGTATCGGGAAGGCGCTGCCGAACGCACTGGCGGTCGATCGCGACGAACGCTGCGCGCTGTATGAGTGGATCGAGGGGAAACCGGCTCTCGATCACGATCGGGCAGACATCGTCGCGGTGCTGGAACTCATGGCGGCGATGCACGCAGCCCGGCTGGCCGTCGGAGCCGAGTCTATGCCGGAGGCGACGGAAGCCGTCCTGCGGCCCGCTGATTTGGAGTCCCAAATCGCCCGCCGGCTCGAGCGCTTGGCAACGGTGAGTCCCGGTGAGCCGGAACTGGCGGCGTTTTTGACCGATGAGCTACGGCCTGAACTCGGCCGGCGCGTTGCCCGCTACCGTCTAAGGATGTTCGAGACCCTTCCCGCGGCTCGGCGGACCCTCTCGCCCTCGGATTTTGGCTTTCACAACGCGCTGCGGCGGCCCGACGGCACCCTCTGTTTTCTCGATTTCGAGTATTTCGGCTGGGACGATCCGGCCAAACTCGTCTCGGATTTCCTGCTGCACCCGGGAATGACGCTCAGCAAGGTCGCGCAGGAATCCTTTATGGAGGGCGCCGCCGCCCTCTACGGTGCAGATGAGGACTTTTTGCCGCGCCTGGCCGCGTCTTTTCCCCTCTACGGCATCCGCTGGGTCCTGATCATGCTCAATGAGTTCTTGCCGCAGCTCTGGAAACGTCGCGCTTTTTCAGGCAAAGGTAGAGATTGGGAGGGCGCGAAACGCGCTCAACTGCACAAAGCTCGTGCCAAATTGGACGTGTTACGGTCCTACCTTGAAGGACATCCCGCCACATGA
- a CDS encoding methyltransferase domain-containing protein produces MGIVPALVSGRSVIEFGPGSGHNAIYTSLLQPAHYVLVDGNPNGLAAASALLDRYAPGCARTLVESLIEDYATEELFDLVFCEGTIPGQLDTAAFCRKVGSFVAEGGIFIVTTQDAASCLGELLRRVVAAQLVSRSASVSVQLERLVPFFAPHTATIAGMSRPLEDWVLDNIIQPYVGNMFSVADAIESLGQDGFHFYSASPRFFTVWRWYKRLVGEDRNIGPAVRVQYFANLLNMIDYRLDGTATHTREWGEHVLKLSETFYATLKDVEASGASYKPVFDQLHELAEMIRPVSALTADSIDEALAVCDAARQGNALPSAPAFASFFGHGQQYLSFVRSRRAGTI; encoded by the coding sequence TTGGGCATCGTCCCGGCGCTGGTCTCCGGCCGCAGCGTCATCGAGTTTGGTCCCGGCTCCGGCCACAACGCCATTTACACCAGTTTGCTGCAGCCGGCACACTACGTGCTCGTCGACGGAAATCCTAACGGCTTGGCCGCTGCCAGCGCTTTGCTCGACCGGTACGCGCCGGGCTGCGCGCGCACGCTGGTTGAATCATTGATCGAAGATTATGCTACGGAGGAACTGTTCGATCTGGTGTTCTGCGAAGGTACGATTCCGGGTCAACTCGATACCGCTGCCTTCTGCCGCAAAGTCGGCTCCTTCGTTGCCGAGGGCGGGATATTCATCGTCACGACTCAGGATGCGGCGTCGTGCCTCGGCGAGCTGTTGCGGCGCGTGGTTGCCGCGCAGCTCGTCTCACGCAGTGCGAGTGTTTCCGTGCAGCTGGAACGCCTGGTTCCGTTCTTCGCTCCCCACACGGCGACGATCGCCGGAATGAGCCGCCCGCTCGAAGACTGGGTACTTGATAATATCATTCAGCCGTACGTCGGCAATATGTTCTCGGTCGCCGACGCTATCGAGAGTCTTGGTCAGGACGGATTTCATTTTTACAGCGCATCGCCGCGCTTTTTCACCGTGTGGCGTTGGTACAAACGTTTGGTTGGCGAGGATCGAAATATCGGGCCGGCCGTTCGCGTTCAGTATTTTGCGAATCTCCTGAACATGATTGATTACCGGCTCGATGGCACCGCAACACATACGCGCGAATGGGGAGAACATGTCTTGAAGCTTAGCGAGACATTCTACGCCACGCTAAAAGATGTCGAAGCGTCGGGCGCGTCGTACAAACCAGTTTTCGACCAGCTCCACGAGCTTGCGGAAATGATCCGGCCGGTCAGCGCGCTGACGGCAGATTCGATCGACGAGGCGCTCGCGGTCTGCGACGCCGCTCGCCAAGGCAACGCCCTGCCCTCAGCTCCAGCCTTCGCCAGCTTCTTCGGGCACGGACAGCAATACCTGAGCTTCGTTCGTTCGAGGCGCGCCGGAACGATCTGA
- a CDS encoding WbuC family cupin fold metalloprotein, with the protein MRLRVDGPDLREAGPDVWYASGPLGTFGAAEIAFLKECAKASPRMRARICAHENVDSPVHEMLIAHHRSCYVRPHRHPYKAESLLVVEGEATAVFFDDAGGVQSTLELGAAPAATFSYRTAPGIWHGLLIRSDWLLFVEHSSGPFDPQSSEFPQWAPDGSNAAESAAYIEGVMTRVSRQNGA; encoded by the coding sequence GTGAGACTTCGCGTGGACGGTCCCGACCTGCGCGAAGCCGGGCCTGACGTCTGGTATGCGAGCGGCCCGCTTGGGACCTTTGGCGCAGCTGAGATTGCGTTTCTCAAAGAATGCGCGAAGGCGTCGCCGCGCATGCGCGCGCGTATCTGCGCTCACGAGAATGTCGATTCTCCCGTCCATGAGATGCTCATTGCGCATCATCGGTCGTGTTACGTGCGCCCGCACCGTCACCCGTACAAGGCCGAATCGTTGCTCGTCGTCGAAGGTGAGGCGACCGCGGTGTTTTTCGATGACGCAGGCGGCGTGCAATCGACGCTGGAACTCGGCGCGGCGCCCGCCGCCACGTTCTCGTATCGGACGGCGCCCGGCATCTGGCATGGGTTGTTGATTCGCAGTGACTGGTTGCTCTTCGTCGAACACAGCAGCGGCCCGTTCGATCCGCAGTCGTCGGAGTTTCCGCAATGGGCCCCGGACGGGTCCAATGCAGCGGAGTCCGCGGCGTACATCGAGGGCGTGATGACCAGGGTTTCTCGTCAAAACGGTGCATAA